The sequence AGAACACGAAATTTATAAAACCACAAGAAAACAGACATATGTATGCATGCCACGTAAGACCCAATAAAAATTCACCACGTGTACCATAACGTGGCACCATTTGCCTTGTCCACCAAAGAAAGACCCACCATTTTTATAATCAGCCATCTTTTTCCAAAGTTCTCTTTAAAACCCACTAACCCGAACAGCACCTCTTCGTATCAAGAAAGCAAAATCTCTTACAGCTAGCTTCCATCTGAATTCGCTCTCTTTCTTTGTTCGAAATCTAGAATATATAATAAGAACATGGTTTTCTGCGTAGAGTGCGGGACGACGAGGAATCCATGCAGGTGCAGGGTGGTGGGGCCGACGCTGGGCTTGTTGGCCTTCGCATTGGCGGCGCTGGTGGAGTGGCCGGTGGGGGCTCTCGTTTATCCCTTCCGCCACTCCAAGGGTCGCCGGATAATGGGTCACCCCTCCACCGTCGTGTACCCCAGGGTCTCACACGCTATTCCCATTTGAATTGTACGTGTTCCCCGAAACTCCATTGATGACATCATCTCCTGAGTTCTCTGTTCGGGTGCTGTATTTGTAAAGTAAAGTTTGTTGTATTtctattttatatatatgtttgtgtttGGTGTTGGATTCGAAGAGATCAAACCACATGGTGCGTAACGCCTTGTTAGGTGAGATATATATATCTCTATTAATCTCGAcaactatattatattatatattatgattTGTTGTATTGTTCGATTTTCATTTGATGTCACACCTTTAAAGAATTTGTGCCACGCACGCTTTTCGAGTAGTAGATTAATAATTCAAACGAATTAAATAATATCGACTGtcataaaaaagaaaagaaaaaaaagaaaagagagggTTTAAAGCATTGATAAATAATTCGAAAGAATTATGtagggtagataatatataataaaaaattggcAACTCTATCTACGTTGCATGGTAGTAAACTTTCATGGTAAATATACGAAGGAAaatagattattttttttaaaaaaaaatttgtgaacaACTAATATGTTCATCGAAAGTTTGCGGAATATCAATGAAAGTAATAAACTTCTAAGATTTGGTTTTGACCAATTGATTTTAAAATCTGCTTATTTTTCCCCCTCCAATTTTTGTTATGACAtcgtaaaataatatatgatattgaaaaatataaaaagaaaatcaaaacaaatatacacgtgacatcaaaatatcgaAATATCGATCGATAGGTACCAACTACCATGTTAAGTAGCAATTggacaaaaatcaaaatatatttaaaaaaaatagtgttCCATTCCAAGACTTTGAAAAATTAACCTCCTAAAATCGAAGAGTacataaattaatgaaaaaaaattgttttcccaaattattattaattaataataatgcaTGGTTCATACATATGACAGAAACTATCTAAGATTGACAAGGTTACCATAATATGTATGTACAGTTTTAATTTGCCTCTGAATATATGTTAATTATTATAGAGAACATACTCTATCCGAAACCCAACCCGAATAAGAATAGTCGGGTTAGCGTTTTACTCGAACCTAAAAAAATACCCGAACTAGGGGTACTCGATCCGGCACCCCTGGTGACGTGAAGCAAACGTACGTAAATTGAAGAGTGAATTTGAAATGGTGTAAGCAAAGAGTTGCTATATATCCGGTCCAAGGTAGCGTGACCTTTCTAGTTTCAAGTCCTTTAAAAACATTAAATAGACTTCCTCCATTTGTATTTTGCACGTCATTAtttctcttctttctttcttctttctctTTAATTTAATTCAACATTTCATGTGAATTTACAAGATATAAACTCTCGAAAAGTTTGCACA comes from Henckelia pumila isolate YLH828 chromosome 4, ASM3356847v2, whole genome shotgun sequence and encodes:
- the LOC140867563 gene encoding uncharacterized protein; the protein is MVFCVECGTTRNPCRCRVVGPTLGLLAFALAALVEWPVGALVYPFRHSKGRRIMGHPSTVVYPRVSHAIPI